In Pleurodeles waltl isolate 20211129_DDA chromosome 5, aPleWal1.hap1.20221129, whole genome shotgun sequence, the DNA window ACTACCTCAACGCACAGGCGCTCCATGACAAGTAGCAATCAGATTTCTGGCCAAAGCAGAGCACTGAGACTGCCCACACCGCAACAGCCGACATCAGGATGATCCTAGACGGtccacacagcagcacacacactaCTTGACCTCCTTGCTGCCTTCAATAGtcttccaccccaccctaatcaaaAGACTGCATGAGACAGGCATACAAGGACCTGCGCTCAACTGGATTGGTTCCTTTCTCACTGAAAGGATACATGCAGTCAACCTACCACCCGACATACCAAAGGTCAAGAACCTAATCTGTGGAATTCCCtaaggatcatctctcagcccaacgctattcaaaTTTACATTACCTCACTGGCGGTGAGATTTCCTTGCTTTCTATTTTTTTCCTTGACAAGaaaatgagctgcttgagtcactAATTTCACAACCCTTTCACAGGTCATCCATAATGTCCATTAGTATTGTAAATTTTTACAGTTTCAAAGTTAACTTTTTATCTCTGCAAGTATTTTTGtatttgaatttataaagcgcattccggccgtagcatcgaagcTCTGAGAGATGAGTAAAGCAAATATGCATTTTTCCACTAACAAATAACTAGTACATGTCAACAGCATTGCTCAGAATACAATGTCAATTAAGGTTCATAGACAAGTACAATAATAAATACATCAGGTAAAAGCTGCCACTCAGTAGAGAAAAACAGTAAAGAAAAACACCCAACTATTCAGTGATACTGTCAGGACAAACCCGATGCTGCAAATCCTTGACTTATCCCACAGGGCCGTCTGGTCTAGGCATTCTCCTCCATACAAGTTACATCACTGTATCTTCACATAACATTTCACGGACCACCTTCATAAAGTCATGccttcccaccctctcccctgGTAATTTACAGCAGAGTTCTTCAAACTGTGGAGCATGCCCCCTGGGAGCCGTGGATGTAAATGAAGATAGCCTGGGAGCGTGAAGGGCGCATTTCCAGGCTGTCTTcatttgcaaggtgcatctcagttATTGACTTGGAGTACCTCTggttcaatattttattttattttatttcagcagttactttctttgggaaaaccttaaaggatctacacaaatgccccttttctgaattcagaatgttgtctacatttcagccattgatttcacacccatttctaccactaactgcaatgtcgaaagcacaaaaaatatggggtatgtctcagtaaaacaccaaaactgcattaaaaatgtggttttctgactcaagtccacctgttcctgaaagctgggaagaaggagattttatcaccgcaaactctttgtttatctcctctgcaaatggcatcaacagacgctttcttctgcagcacttttttcctcacatttgtccccaaaaatccaaaatgtagctgcattttttactattttgtcaGCCCCCTCGTGGGAAATTCACAAACTCAGGGTAACttgagaatccccaggatgttggaaaaaaaaagaagataggccacaaatttggtgtggatattgTTGGCAAAAAGGTATGGGAAGCCTAAGCGCGAAGGACCCCTAAATAACCAAAGAATGGCATAGCACTGGGTGGAAGGGTCAAATCTTAGCCGCAAAAGGGTTAAGACAGTGAAAGACAATCTGACTTCCTCTTGACCAGTTTCCTCAAACCTCAGCGCTCCACAGTGGCAGCACAATCCTATAACTTTTTTCTAACAAAAAGACAGCAATCGGAAACTCCGTACCCTCGGCATTTGTTGCTTCTCAGTAGCGTTGCTTAAGAACATTCAATGAACACCCAGTAAATGATCCCAGAAGAACAAATACAGTCTGTGAACTAAAATCTAAATTCTATCATGCTGATGTCATTTTATCTTATGATCTCTAACAGAAAAGCCATCATTAAGCTGCGTTGCATCGATGCTTAATCAGTACATTAGCAAAGACGGCGCCTTTTCTGgaccataaaaaaaacaaaaagggttgCTTCCTTTCCGGAGTAAGTGAAGGATATTGCTTAGGACGGGGGATGCTCTTTGGAAGATGCAGTAGTCACTTGTGGTCTTTCTCAGGGATGCTGCCCAGTATCCATTTAGCGCCGCTTACAAGGATGCTGATGCTGCTCAGTCTCCATACAGCGCCTCTTACAAGGATGCTGACGCTGCTCAGTCTGCATACAGCGCCTCTTACAAGGATGCTGACGCTGCTCAGTCTGCATACAGCGCCTCTTACAAGGATGCTGACGCTGCTCAGTCTGCATACAGCGCCTCCTGCTGACGCTGCTCAGTCTGCATACAGCGCCTCTTGTAAGGATGCTGCTCAGTCTGCATACAGCGCCTCTTGTAATGATGCTGCTCAGTCTGCATACAGCGCCTCTTGCAAGGATGCTGACGCTGCTCAGTCTGCATACAGCGCCTCTTGCAAGGATGCTGACGCTGCTCAGTCTCCATACAACGTGTCTTGCAAGGATGCTGACGCTGCTCAGTCTCCATACAGCGCCTCTTGCAAGGATGCTGCTCAGTCTGCATACAGCGCCTCTCGCACGGATGCTGCTCAGTCTGCATACAGCGCCTCTCGCACGGATGCTGCTCAGTCTGCATACAGCGCCTCTCGCACGGATGCTGCTCAGTCTGCATACAGCGCCTCTCGCACGGATGCTGCTCAGTCTGCATACAGCGCCTCTCGCACGGATGCTGCTCAGTCTGCATACAGCGCCTCTCGCACGGATGCTGCTCAGTCTGCATACAGCGCCTCTCGCACGGATGCTGCTCAGTCTGCATACAGCGCCTCTTGTAAGGATGCTGCTCAGTCTGCATACAGCGCCTCTCGCAAGGATGCTGCTCAGTCTGCATACAGCGCCTCTCGCAAGGATGCTGCTCAGTCTGCGCCTCTCGCAAGGATGCTGCTCAGTCTGCATACAGCGCCTCTCGCAAGGATGCTGCTCAGTCTGCATACAGCGCCTTTTGCAAGGATGCTGACGCTGCTCAGGCTGCATACAGCGCCTCTCGCAAGGATGCTGCTCAGTCTGCATACAGCGCCTCTCGCAGGGATGCTGCTCAGTCTGCATACAGCGCCTCCTGCAAGGATGCTGCTCAGGCTGCATACAGCGCCTCTCGCAAGGATGCTGCTCAGGCTGCATACAGCGCCTCTTGTAAGGATGCTGCTCAGTCTGCATACAGCGCCTCTCGCAAGGATGCTGACGCTGCTCAGGCTGCATACAGCGCCTCCTGCAAGGATGCTGCTCAGGCTGCATACAGCGCCTCTCGCAAGGATGCTGCTCAGGCTGCATACAGCGCCTCTCGCAAGGATGCTGCTCAGGCTGCATACAGCGCCTCTCGCAAGGATGCTGCTCAGGCTGCATACAGCGCCTCTTACAAGGATGCGGATGCTGCTCAGACCCGGCCACTCCTGACAGGTGGGAGAGTCCCAGCCCTCAGTTGCCGCCCAGGATGGAGCACCACCAGCACATGAGTACATGTGCGGACAGCGGTAACAACCAGTCTCCCGCGGGCTGTCACGGGAGGTAGAGAGATGAAGGGACCCAGGAGAGCACAGGAACGGGAGGGGACAAGGGTGGGATCGCGCCTGCGAGGAGCCGCGGGAGCAGCAAAGGGGATGAGACAATACAGGCGCGGGTGGACCCTCCGTGGCCGGGGACACCGCCCCCCGCGCCTCACCAGCCGTGGGATCCTGGGCGCGATGCTGCGTCCGAGGCTCCCGCTGTCCGAGGCTCCCACAGCTCGAGGCTCCCGCTGTCCGAGGCTCCCGCTGTCCGCACAGGCCGAGGCTCCCGCTGTCCGAGGCTCCCGCTGTCCGAGGCTCCCGCTGTCCGAGGCTCCCGCTGTCCGAGGCTCCCGCTGTCCGAGGCTCCCGCTGTCCGAGGCTCCCGCTGTCCGAGGCTCCCGCAGCTCGAGGCTCCCGCAGCTCGAGGCTCCCGCTGTCCGAGGCTCCCGCAGCTCGAGGCTCCCGCAGCTCGAGGCTCCCGCTGTCCTCTCACGTCCGAGGCTCCCGCTGTCCGCACAGTCCGAGGCTCCCGCTGTCCGAGGCTCCCGCAGCTCGAGGCTCCCGCTGTCCGAGGCTCCCACAGCTCGAGGCTCCCGCAGCTCGAGGCTCCCGCTGTCCGAGGCTCCCGCAGCTCGAGGCTCCCGCTGTCCGAGGCTCCCACAGCTCGAGGCTCCCGCTGTCCGAGGCTCCCGCTGTCCGAGGCTCCCACAGCTCGAGGCTCCCGCTGGTCCGAGGCTCCCGCAGCTCGAGGCTCCCGCAGCTCGAGGCTCCCGCTGTCCTCTCACGTCCGAGGCTCTCACCGCTGCTCGAGGCTCCCGCTGTCCGAGGCTCCCGCTGTCCGAGGCTCCCGCTGTCCGAGGCTCCCGCAGCTCGAGGCTCCCGCTGTCCGAGGCTCCCACAGCTCGAGGCTCCCGCAGCTCGAGGCTCCCGCAGCTCGAGGCTCCCGCTGTCCTCTCACGTCCGAGGCTCCCGCTGTCCTCTCACGTCCGAGGCTCTCACCGCTGCTCGAGGCTCCCGCTGTCCGAGGCTCCCGCTGTCCGAGGCTCCCGCAGCTCGAGGCTCCCGCAGCTCGAGGCTCCCGCTGTCCTCTCACGTCCGAGGCTCCCGCTGTCCTCTCACGTCCGAGGCTCCCGCTGTCCTCTCACGTCCGAGGCTCTCACCGCTGCTCGAGGCTCCCGCTGTCCGAGGCTCCCGCTGTCCGAGGCTCCCGCAGTCCGAGGCTCCCGCTGTCCGAGGCTCCCACAGTCCGAGGCTCCCACAGTCCGAGGCTCCCACAGCTCGAGGCTCCCGCTGTCCGAGGCTCCCGCTGTCCGAGGCTCCCGCTGGTCCGAGGCTCCCGCAGCTCGAGGCTCCCGCAGCTCGAGGCTCCCGCTGTCCTCTCACGTCCGAGGCTCTCACCGCTGCTCGAGGATCCCGCTGTCCGAGGCTCCCACAGTCCGAGGCTCCCACAGCTCGAGGCTCCCGCTGTCCAGCTCAAGGCTCCCACAGCTCGAGGCTCCCGCTGTCCGAGGCTCCCACAGCTCGAGGCTCCCGCTGTCCGAGGCTCCCGCTGTCCGAGGCTCCCGCTGGTCCGAGGCTCCCGCTGGTCCGAGGCTCCCGCAGCTCGAGGCTCCCGCAGCTCGAGGCTCCCGCAGCTCGAGGCTCCCGCAGCTCGAGGCTCCCGCAGCTCGAGGCTCCCGCAGCTCGAGGCTCCCGCGCCGCTGTCCTCTCACGTCCGAGGCTCTCACCGCAGCCCGAGGCTCAGTCACTAACCCAGAGTTCGCATTGGCAGATAGCTTCCTGACTCTTATTGGCTGCTGCTCATAAGCATCGTGAGCTCCGATTGGCTCTCAGCCTGCTGACTCGGATTGGCTGCTTCTGATAAACTAGGTGAGTTTGGAATGGCTCTCAGCCTGCTGACTCGGATTGCCTGCTTCTGATAAACTAGGTGAGTTTGGATTGGCTCTCAGCCTGCTGACTCGGATTggctgctgctgattggcagcggAGGTCTCAGTAATAGTCTTATTCATTCATCTATTTACTCCGGATCCTTGTGAACCGCTGCCGTCCGGCTTCTTTATTGTAATTCTGAAACTTGTTGTTCTTTTTTATAATGAAATGAACAAGAGTACACGTCTCAGAATTCCAGGAATAATCAGGGCTGGAGCAGACCACCCTGCCACGTCccacgcatcaggggttagactaacgctGGCGTCTGCATCCCGGAACTGAAATGCATTAATCACGCGTGTTGTGCAGCTCCCAGGGCACTCACGAGAGGCTGCATGAAATAAACACGTATTACCAAAAGCTGTGGGTTTCTCCTATGCAAAGTCGACTGGCTTTATCAATATTGTTTACGTGTTGCACAGCAGaatgagctgctgtgcaacatggcttaaacttGAAAAAATAACGCTATAGTGCAGTCAACGCTGGCCGCGCCATAGAACATGTTTCTATTTTACTTTATGGCGTGTTACACAGCAGCTCGCTCAGCTGTGCAAATGCTCGTTCTATTTACAAGACTTTTGCTGTGCAGACACAACCCAAAAACCATGGTTTGGTTTAAGCTGCTGCTATGGGGAGAACGCAGGCAGGAAAAATGGGGAAGATGGGTTCTACATAGGAGAGAGAGGAGCAAGAGGGGGCTTGAGGGGACACTTAACTGAAGGAAAAGCAAAATGTAGGAGGCACTCACTAGGAGGAAAAGAAGGGTATAGTAAGGAGAGCAGAGagtgcatttttattgttgcctgaggcTGGGGCTCAAGACAAACACTGTCAACAACAGAGAGATAGGATGGCGGCTTGGAGGCGTGAGAGCGCACAGACATTCACTGCACAGTGTGTTATACAATCCAATGGGTAGGGGTGGAACCATGCCAATAAAAGGGCAaaatagcaagcattggcaaagccaacaggtcactGCAATCTGAGAGCTGTTGACGTTGTCAATGTCAATTTCTTCTAgccatgtgttatggagtggagtagatttatgtggtgtggagttgaaATATCTGTAgtgtaaatttgtggcatggtgcagagtgaaattatgtggagtgcaattatgttgcatggtgtggatttaagtggagtggcattgtttggcatggagtggcatgtaaTTGAATTCAGTTATGTCGCATGATATTGAATTATGTTTTGTTGATTGCAATTAGGTTGTGTGGTGTGAAATTATGTGGGTTTGAGTATAATTGCTTGTTGCGGAATTGTGTGGCGTTGAGTGTGgttgtgtagtggaattgtgtggcatggtgtgcggTGGAATTATGGGGATAGTAATTATGCAGCATTAATTGGAGTCAAATTATGTGTAGTggtattgtgtgtcttggagtgacgtattgagtggaattttgtggtgtggtgTTGAATTACATCGCATGATGTAGAATTCCGTGGTGTCAATTGGATTTATGTGGTGTGTAGATCAAATATGTGTTgagagtggaattgagtggagtggaattgtgtggagttgaaTTCTCTGGCATTGAGTGAAAATATATTGAGtgggattatgtggcatggtgtggattgTATTTATGTGGTGTGTTGCTATGTAGCGCGGAGTGGATTTGTGTCAAGTGTAATtatgtggtatggagtggaatgtaattatgttgtgtggtgtggaTACTTGTGTaattgaattgtgtggcatggtgtggaattatgtgtagTGTAACAGTGTGGAGTTGAAgtttgtggagtgtaattatgtgttttggtgttgagtggatatatgtggagtggaattatctgGAGCTGAATTGTGTTGCGTGGAGTGTGATCATGTTGCACAGAGTACTATTATttgaagtggaattgtgtggaatggAGAGGAGTGGAAATCTGTGGAGTTGAATTTGTCATTATGTGACATGGAGCAGACTGGTGTGGatttgaattgtgtggtgtggaattatgagATGTTGAAATGTATTGTGTGTAGTGGAAGCATGTGGTGTTGATGTGTATTTTGTGGAATTGTGGCATTGTgttgaattatgtggagttgaatgctTGTTGTCTTCATAGGAAACCTAGTGATGGGAGCCGCAATCTGCATCAGTTGTCTATATTGTCCAGTGATCTCTGCAGGCCTTAGATTGCCGTCGACTCGGAATGCATTAGGGCCAAAGctaccaactttggaactggggacactgtgccatggaaccgactctcagcgtcagctcaacatcctgtgatcctgcacAGCTCACTGTCTAAATGAAATGAATATGactgtgtaatgtagctggtgctcatgtaaagagctacAAACCCTTCAAGTTGAGTTTGctcaatataaaactgcaaaaatgaattcca includes these proteins:
- the LOC138297182 gene encoding serine/arginine repetitive matrix protein 2-like — its product is MHDGAVVSDVGEASPSTLHITERDFLVQRFHIYCHKGLLYKHFMSLFTFAVFQSPAPAVRGSRCPRLPLSEAPAVRGSRCPRLPLSEAPAARGSRSSRLPLSEAPAARGSRSSRLPLSSHVRGSRCPHSPRLPLSEAPAARGSRCPRLPQLEAPAARGSRCPRLPQLEAPAVRGSHSSRLPLSEAPAVRGSHSSRLPLVRGSRSSRLPQLEAPAVLSRPRLSPLLEAPAVRGSRCPRLPLSEAPAARGSRCPRLPQLEAPAARGSRSSRLPLSSHVRGSRCPLTSEALTAARGSRCPRLPLSEAPAARGSRSSRLPLSSHVRGSRCPLTSEAPAVLSRPRLSPLLEAPAVRGSRCPRLPQSEAPAVRGSHSPRLPQSEAPTARGSRCPRLPLSEAPAGPRLPQLEAPAARGSRCPLTSEALTAARGSRCPRLPQSEAPTARGSRCPAQGSHSSRLPLSEAPTARGSRCPRLPLSEAPAGPRLPLVRGSRSSRLPQLEAPAARGSRSSRLPQLEAPAARGSRAAVLSRPRLSPQPEAQSLTQSSHWQIAS